Proteins from a genomic interval of Ferrovibrio terrae:
- a CDS encoding PAS domain-containing protein produces MVRHITSVAESDLDERLSGLIGYWAGKRQGRRFPARADFDPLELKPLLGHLLMVDVVRGPEDDLRFRYRLFGSEFVFYHGADMTGRWLEDIANPGFRDELLAIYRSVVTEGELRTLSYDYLRDDRRHRFQAVLLPLASDGKTVNIVLGCGVPIESLPLENTPI; encoded by the coding sequence ATGGTGCGACATATCACATCCGTCGCTGAATCGGATCTGGACGAGAGGCTGAGTGGCCTGATCGGCTACTGGGCGGGCAAGCGCCAGGGCCGCCGCTTTCCCGCGCGCGCCGATTTCGACCCGCTAGAACTCAAGCCACTGCTCGGCCATCTGCTGATGGTGGATGTGGTGCGTGGGCCGGAAGACGATCTGCGTTTCCGCTATCGCCTGTTCGGCAGCGAATTCGTGTTCTATCACGGTGCCGACATGACCGGCCGCTGGCTCGAAGACATCGCCAATCCCGGCTTCCGCGACGAACTGCTGGCGATCTATCGCAGTGTCGTGACTGAGGGCGAGTTGCGCACGCTGTCTTATGATTATTTGCGCGATGACCGCCGGCATCGCTTCCAGGCCGTGTTGCTGCCACTGGCATCCGATGGCAAGACGGTGAATATCGTGCTGGGCTGCGGCGTGCCCATTGAGAGTTTGCCTCTGGAGAACACGCCGATCTGA
- a CDS encoding alpha/beta hydrolase yields the protein MTKGDILLLHGAFVGGWVFEKMRGELNRRGWKTHAPDLPFHGSEFAGADPHPDLRRQRLTEYRAALTEEIHRLTPPGHPAPVLIGHSLGGLLAQQLAAQNLARAAVLLAPVAPWGILPKTRWEVDTIFGLMKAHVMDKPVVPDFQLAAKYSMDRIPAALQRDIFARLVPESGRVLYETLLWWMDWQAESYVSARRLQVPMLVLCGSDDKVTPPATCRAVARRYPGRAVFREIPDLSHFTFGEPQEEAVIAMVADWLDEHAL from the coding sequence ATGACGAAGGGCGATATCCTGCTGCTGCATGGAGCCTTCGTCGGCGGCTGGGTCTTCGAGAAGATGCGCGGCGAGCTGAACCGGCGCGGCTGGAAGACGCATGCACCCGACCTGCCGTTCCATGGCAGCGAATTTGCCGGCGCTGATCCGCATCCCGATCTGAGACGCCAGCGCCTGACGGAATATCGCGCCGCGCTGACTGAAGAGATCCATCGCCTGACGCCGCCGGGTCATCCCGCGCCGGTGCTGATCGGGCATTCACTGGGCGGCCTGCTGGCGCAGCAGCTGGCGGCACAGAACCTGGCCCGTGCGGCCGTGCTGCTGGCGCCGGTGGCGCCCTGGGGCATCCTGCCAAAAACACGCTGGGAGGTGGACACCATCTTCGGCCTGATGAAGGCCCATGTCATGGACAAGCCTGTCGTGCCGGATTTCCAGCTGGCGGCGAAATACTCGATGGACCGCATTCCTGCCGCCCTGCAGCGCGACATCTTTGCGCGCCTGGTCCCGGAGTCAGGCCGCGTGCTGTATGAGACCCTGCTTTGGTGGATGGACTGGCAAGCGGAGAGTTATGTCTCGGCGCGGCGCCTGCAGGTGCCGATGCTGGTGCTGTGCGGCAGCGATGACAAGGTGACGCCGCCGGCCACCTGCCGTGCGGTGGCGCGGCGCTATCCCGGCCGCGCGGTGTTTCGCGAGATCCCGGACCTGAGCCACTTCACCTTCGGCGAACCGCAGGAAGAGGCCGTGATTGCCATGGTGGCCGACTGGCTCGACGAGCACGCGCTCTGA
- a CDS encoding RNA pyrophosphohydrolase — protein sequence MSTAAGRDARPYRDGVGIALLNDADLVFVGQRIDQTAEAWQMPQGGIDPGEDPLTAALREMEEEIGVPAKLAEIIAESRDWLTYDLPPDLADKVWKGRYRGQRQKWYLARFKGQDTDINLQTAHPEFNLWRWLPFRQLPDMIVPFKRPIYELIVAEFADKVRT from the coding sequence ATGAGCACAGCAGCCGGACGCGATGCGCGGCCCTACCGCGATGGCGTGGGCATCGCGCTGCTGAATGATGCGGACCTGGTCTTTGTCGGCCAGCGCATTGACCAGACCGCCGAGGCCTGGCAGATGCCGCAGGGCGGTATTGATCCCGGCGAGGATCCGCTGACGGCAGCGTTGCGCGAGATGGAAGAAGAGATCGGCGTGCCGGCAAAGCTGGCCGAGATCATCGCCGAAAGCCGCGACTGGCTGACCTACGACCTGCCGCCCGATCTGGCCGACAAGGTATGGAAGGGCCGGTATCGCGGCCAGCGGCAGAAATGGTATCTGGCGCGCTTCAAAGGGCAGGACACCGATATCAATCTGCAAACAGCGCATCCCGAATTCAACCTGTGGCGCTGGCTGCCGTTTCGCCAGCTGCCTGACATGATCGTGCCGTTCAAGCGGCCGATCTATGAACTGATCGTTGCCGAATTCGCCGATAAGGTTCGCACCTGA